A window of the Cucurbita pepo subsp. pepo cultivar mu-cu-16 chromosome LG01, ASM280686v2, whole genome shotgun sequence genome harbors these coding sequences:
- the LOC111811744 gene encoding regulatory protein NPR5-like: MSFEDSLRSLSLDYLNLLINGQAFSDVTFSVEGRLVHAHRCILAARSLFFRKFFCGSDSSSGAVFDSRSASPIVGSNSRGGGGGGGGGGPPPQGVIPVNSVGYEVFLLLLQFLYSGQVSILPQKHEPRPNCGERGCWHTHCSSAVDLALDTLSAARSFGVEQLALLTQKQLVSMVEKASIEDVMKVLIASRKQDMHQLWTTCSHLVAKSGLPTEVLAKHIPLDVVAKIEELRLKSSLARRSSLMPHHHLHLSAAADMEEQKIRRMRRALDSSNVELVKLMVMGEALNLDEALALHYAVENCTREVVKALLELGAADVNYPAGPAGKTPLHIASEMVSAEMVAVLLDHHADPTIRTVDGVTPLDILRTLTSDFLFKGAVPGMTHIEPNKLRLCLELVQSAALVISREQGNNANNASSTAPMFPQMSEDHSSSSNGSNLNLDTRLVYLNLGANHGSAQMGGEGGDDHRHGGTDPTMFHHSHDY; the protein is encoded by the exons ATGTCCTTTGAAGACTCCCTAAGATCCCTTTCTCTTGATTACCTTAACCTTCTCATCAATGGCCAAGCCTTCAGCGACGTCACCTTTAGCGTCGAGGGCCGTCTCGTCCATGCCCACCGCTGCATCCTCGCCGCTCGCAGCCTCTTCTTTCGCAAGTTCTTTTGTGgctctgattcttcttctggGGCTGTTTTTGATTCTCGCTCCGCCTCTCCTATTGTCGGATCCAACTCACGgggcggtggcggtggtggtggcggtggcggtccTCCGCCGCAGGGAGTGATCCCGGTGAATAGCGTGGGATATGAGGTGTTTCTACTACTCCTACAGTTTTTGTACAGCGGTCAAGTTTCGATTTTGCCGCAGAAGCATGAGCCACGCCCGAATTGCGGCGAGAGAGGGTGTTGGCATACGCATTGCTCCTCCGCCGTTGATCTTGCTCTTGATACTCTCTCCGCCGCTAGATCTTTTGGGGTTGAACAGCTCGCATTACTCACTCAG AAGCAACTGGTGAGCATGGTAGAGAAAGCTTCAATTGAAGATGTAATGAAAGTTCTAATTGCATCAAGAAAGCAAGACATGCACCAGCTATGGACTACTTGTTCCCATTTGGTCGCAAAATCAGGCCTTCCAACAGAAGTTCTAGCAAAACACATTCCCCTCGACGTCGTTGCCAAAATCGAGGAGCTTCGACTCAAATCCTCCCTCGCTCGTCGATCATCCTTGATGCCTCACCACCACCTCCATCTCAGTGCGGCGGCCGACATGGAGGAGCAAAAGATTCGTCGAATGCGAAGAGCATTAGACTCCTCCAACGTCGAACTCGTCAAGCTAATGGTCATGGGAGAAGCCCTAAATCTCGATGAGGCATTGGCATTACATTATGCTGTcgagaattgcacccgagaaGTCGTTAAAGCTTTACTCGAGCTCGGAGCTGCCGACGTCAACTACCCGGCCGGGCCAGCTGGGAAAACCCCATTGCACATTGCATCGGAGATGGTGTCGGCGGAGATGGTGGCGGTGCTCCTCGACCACCATGCCGATCCAACCATCCGAACAGTCGACGGGGTGACACCGCTCGACATACTAAGAACCCTAACTTCAGATTTTCTCTTCAAAGGGGCAGTGCCAGGGATGACACACATAGAACCAAACAAGCTGAGGCTTTGTTTGGAGCTGGTTCAGTCAGCAGCGCTGGTGATATCAAGAGAACAAGGGAATAATGCAAATAACGCATCATCCACAGCTCCAATGTTTCCACAAATGAGTGAAGATcatagcagcagcagcaatgGAAGCAATTTGAACCTTGACACGAGGTTGGTTTATCTTAACCTTGGAGCTAACCATGGTTCAGCTCAAATGGGAGGTGAAGGAGGAGATGATCATAGACATGGAGGAACTGACCCGACAATGTTCCACCATTCCCATGATTACTAA